One window from the genome of Hippocampus zosterae strain Florida chromosome 7, ASM2543408v3, whole genome shotgun sequence encodes:
- the ppp1cab gene encoding protein phosphatase 1, catalytic subunit, alpha isozyme b, producing the protein MAEADKLNIDSIIQRLLEVKGSRPGKNVQLTENEIRGLCLKSREIFLSQPILLELEAPLKICGDVHGQYYDLLRLFEYGGFPPESNYLFLGDYVDRGKQSLETICLLLAYKIKYPENFFLLRGNHECASINRIYGFYDECKRRYNIKLWKTFTDCFNCLPVAAIVDEKIFCCHGGLSPDLQSMEQVRRVMRPTDVPDQGLLCDLLWADPDKDVLGWGENDRGVSFTFGADVVTKFLHKHDMDLICRAHQVVEDGYEFFAKRQLVTLFSAPNYCGEFDNAGAMMSVDETLMCSFQILKPADKKLFYGGGGGMGSGRPVTPPRKAKK; encoded by the exons ATGGCGGAGGCCGACAAACTGAACATCGATTCCATCATTCAACGTCTGCTGGAAG TGAAAGGCTCCAGACCTGGCAAAAACGTCCAGCTGACAGAGAATGAAATCCGGGGTCTCTGCCTCAAATCCAGGGAGATCTTCCTCAGCCAGCCAATCCTGCTTGAACTCGAGGCGCCTCTCAAGATTTGTG GGGATGTTCACGGGCAGTACTATGACCTGCTGAGGCTTTTCGAGTACGGCGGCTTCCCACCGGAGAGCAACTACCTGTTCCTGGGAGACTATGTGGACCGAGGCAAGCAGTCGCTTGAGACCATCTGCTTGTTGTTGGCGTACAAGATCAAATACCCAGAAAACTTCTTTCTGCTGAGGGGAAACCACGAGTGTGCCTCCATTAATAGGATATATGGCTTCTATGATGAGT GTAAGAGACGGTACAACATAAAGCTGTGGAAGACCTTCACTGACTGTTTCAACTGTTTGCCCGTCGCCGCCATTGTTGACGAGAAGATCTTCTGTTGCCATGGAG GACTGTCTCCGGATCTGCAGTCTATGGAGCAGGTGCGAAGGGTCATGCGCCCCACCGACGTGCCCGACCAGGGTCTCCTATGCGACCTGTTGTGGGCCGACCCCGACAAGGACGTATTGGGCTGGGGCGAGAACGACCGTGGCGTCTCCTTCACCTTCGGCGCCGACGTGGTCACCAAGTTCCTCCACAAGCACGACATGGACCTCATCTGCCGAGCCCATCAG GTGGTCGAGGACGGCTACGAGTTCTTTGCCAAGAGGCAGCTGGTCACGCTGTTTTCAGCCCCCAACTACTGCGGGGAGTTTGACAATGCCGGAGCCATGATGAGCGTGGACGAGACCCTGATGTGCTCGTTCCAG ATTCTCAAGCCCGCAGACAAGAAGCTGTTCtacggcgggggcgggggcatgGGCTCCGGACGTCCCGTCACCCCCCCGAGAAAAGCTAAGAAATGA